Below is a window of Salvelinus alpinus chromosome 34, SLU_Salpinus.1, whole genome shotgun sequence DNA.
ctatcatggtccaaacacaccaagaaagttgtgaagagggtacgacaacgcattttcccccctcaggagactgaaaagatacgTCATCggccccagatcctcaaaaagttctacatctgcaccattgagagcatcctgaccggttgcatcaccacctggtatggcaactgctcggcatccgactgtaaggcgctacagagggtagtgcgtacagcccagtacatcactgggaacaagcatcctgccatccaggacctatatactaggctgtgtcagaggaaggcccaaaaaattgcaaAAGACTCAGGTCAccatctctgctaccgcacggaaagtaccggagcgccaagtctaggtctaaaagactccttaacagcttctacccccaaaccataagactgctgaacaactaatcaagtCGCCAACCAGACtattgcattgacccccccctttgtttttactctgctgctactctgtttattatctatgcagtcactttacccctacctacatgtacaaattacctctaacctgtacctccgcacattgattcggtaccggtaccccctgtatatagctgcattatagtttatttattgtgttactttttaaaactttatttagtaaatattttcttaactccattttcttaaaactgcattgttggttatctTCTATAGTTAACTATATAacatttctatatatatatatatataggtctcaacttactgttaagagttagaatagtagaatacacaaggtgcaatttcaaaatatgGTTGTGCGTCAGCAGTTTTGCCCTTAAAGCCCATGTCAGCAAAAtgtcaggagggagggaggggggggggggggctctgactgcatgtgtgggtatggatgtgggaaCGCAGACCCGCGAGCGGCCCCCCCCCCCTTATTTCTCAACAATCCTTTTAGATAGAAAAGTAAATAAACGTCCTTCCTTCAAAAAGGACCTTTTCATGCATTACATTTCAGTATTTTTCCCCCTCCAGTTTCACACATTAAGGCCCCGTAATGAGAGGAGACTCACATCAatcactcaatcaatcaatcatgaaTCCACTCACATGAAGGAAGATGGTCCAAACCAGGAAGACACAGGCTCAATGCCCTGCCACTTCTTCTCATCAATAAAGCTTAGCAAGTCATCTTTGGTGCGAGCCCCCTGGTACCTCCTGAACAAACCATCCTtacagctgacacacacacacacacacacacacacacacacacacacacacacacacacacacacacacacacacacacacacacacagtgtcatcaTAGAGATCTACCACAATTAAAGCCAATATTGTGGCATTAAGCACAATAAAGAAACAGTCAGATTATTTGCCCATTGTGCCACATAGTAAGTACCTTATAGTAAGGTCATATATTTACAGTTCTTCTACCATTGACAGACAACATTTTATAGCAACATATAAGGCTAGTGTGTAAACTGGGTCTAGAATCATAACAGTagctacaacaacaaaaagaacaTGTTAGAAAGACACTTCCTCTTCCCGACAAAGTCTGAAGCTAAAGTATATAACagcatctcacattccagtgagGGTTATTGGTTAAAATGTGGTTGTAAGATTTTCACATTTCCTGATTAGTCTAAATAGGATGATGGGTGGTGGTTGAGTTTTGTTGGCCTGCGTCTGTGAGAGGAACAGGATGTGAGACATTGCTTGAGGCACTTACTGGTAGACGGTCGGAAGTGAAGTGATGATGAATCGCCCGCTCAAACCTAAGGCGTGGGTGGTGGgggcaggaggagagagcagaATATTAGTGAATATGACTAAATATCTCTCTGAATGAGTCCAACACCATCTTGTTCTTGACTGATATTACAAAGGGCCTACAAAAACATGAGATAGACCTAACAAATTATATCAATGGTAATAGTGGACTATAGCTGGATCAGATTAGATGCATTGTCTCAACTACAAAACATAGTggacctctcccctcctcattcCTCTGAAAGCAGTAGGGTGCAGCTGGCCCAAGAGACAGTGATCTTTGGTCTGTTTAGCATTTTACCCACTAAAGGTTAAGATTTGGATTGGAGAAGCTAGGATGATCTGTACCATGGGAAACTTCGTGAAACGTGAAGGGAAATTATTGATAGGCAGTCAGGAAGCCAGGGAGATATACATAACGTACCAGGCTGTTCAGTAACGTCCACCTTCGCTATGTTGACGCCCATGTCCTCACCCCAGTCGGCAAACTCATTCCACACCGGCTGGAGCTGTTGGCACGCCGGACACCACGGAGCAAAACTGCCGGGGACGAGTGAGGTGGGGCCAAACATTGGCATGACAATAACATTAACATTAGATACCGtttttcaacaacagacatatCTGACACGGCTATCCAAGATTCAACGGCAGCAGGTGTCAACATGTTATGAGTGACAGGTCAACATGTCTTAACTACACCatacaactaacgttagctacctaacAAAAACACTCAGTAGTCCAGCAGCCTAGCTCTATCTTTCCAGCTCCACCATGCCACGGTCTGTCACATCATTTGAGATGAATCTGAAAGCATGGATTTTAGATTGTTAGCTGCAAGCCTATGAAACGATGTAACGTTAGTAAGCTATCTATCTAAGATAAACTATCTAGCTAGGTGTGCCCTCTCCGCGTGGCGTGGTAATCAACAAGTGCCGATTCAAGACTAGAAAACGACCTACTGCAAAGTAACGTTAGCTGTATGTATTGCCAGTTTAACTAAGCAGTTAGCTTATCATGCTTGCTACCTAGCTAGATGGACTTACAATTCAATCATCCATTCCCCTGCCAAGATGTCTTCCCAGTTTCCGTCAGTGATCTCTTTGAGGCTGCTCGGTTTGGCCAAGGCTGGATGCGACGTCAGGTAAATAAGCAAAATGAGTGAACATGTCAAGAGATTCGATTTTGATCGCCAAGGTAAAGAAGATAACATAGCGTCGCCAATTTTGTGATCCAGCAAAGGCGCCATGTTTAGGTCAACTTGTCTGCCGTTTCTACTTCCGTTTACCTAGTTACCTCTGAAACCGCCCTTCTCAGCAGTTTTCTAAACAACTGTAAAATATACTGCTCACATTGACAGGTCTCTaatgtcacagaaaaacacacaatGTGTGGTATTTTATTTT
It encodes the following:
- the LOC139563800 gene encoding thioredoxin-related transmembrane protein 1-like codes for the protein MAPLLDHKIGDAMLSSLPWRSKSNLLTCSLILLIYLTSHPALAKPSSLKEITDGNWEDILAGEWMIEFFAPWCPACQQLQPVWNEFADWGEDMGVNIAKVDVTEQPGLSGRFIITSLPTVYHCKDGLFRRYQGARTKDDLLSFIDEKKWQGIEPVSSWFGPSSFMMNTMSALFKLSMFIRHCHNYLIEHLGIPVWGSYVIFGLATLFSGLVLGLILVFIADFVFPSRRFNSPNYYQKKQTMEQARLIQQLEEEQEADGEEDDEDDEDGEQEDVWRRRRASPEGRPEEVLRKRVVGNREDQDEDS